The Carassius gibelio isolate Cgi1373 ecotype wild population from Czech Republic chromosome B9, carGib1.2-hapl.c, whole genome shotgun sequence genome includes a region encoding these proteins:
- the si:ch211-67e16.3 gene encoding uncharacterized protein si:ch211-67e16.3: MNSCPIANQTNDQDHRLVESQTPEEMYTLLICGLIIVVVMLCLYSIILTAVFIRLRATKPESSDTLTYVPMQRKVNRRDLDNTEYVDMREVQKRGGSHRDMNHNSHFANA; this comes from the exons ATGAACAGCTGTCCAATCGCTAATCAAACAAATGACCAGGATCACAGACTTGTAGAAAGTCAGACACCGGAAGAAATGTATACCCTATTAATCTGTGGTCTGATAATAGTGGTGGTAATGCTGTGTCTCTACAGCATTATTCTTACAGCAGTCTTCATCAGATTGAGG GCCACAAAGCCTGAGTCCTCTGACACACTGACCTACGTCCCAATGCAG AGGAAGGTAAACCGGCGTGATCTAGACAACACCGAATATGTGGACATGCGTGAAGTGCAGAAACGGGGAGGATCCCACAGAGATATGAACCACAACTCTCATTTTGCTAATGCCTGA
- the LOC127965358 gene encoding T-cell-specific surface glycoprotein CD28-like: protein MSQRCFQNSVKYKEPGGIPPQLLHDTMIITLIKIFIYIPLGLALHVSQPYRVVGKEGEVPLRCSFSSKLKPEEMQVSLYKGLHGRERICSSYVNLSEPYFTSDGTVNCRGSISSGRVDMMIAGLRGNDTDIYRCEIEILFPPPYLRTLGNGTIVYIQETPNCPTASTQSQIQSQSQTSEREAVKYDVGPLPLLYAILIITSCSLILQMIACKWRASTATAPMLSQKESYMKF from the exons ATGTCACAAAGATGTTTCCAGAACTCAGTCAAGTATAAAGAGCCAGGGGGGATACCTCCACAGTTATTACATGACACAATGATTATCACACTTAttaaaatctttatatatatccCGCTAGGATTGG ctCTACATGTGTCTCAGCCATATCGTGTGGTGGGGAAAGAGGGAGAAGTCCCTCTCCGCTGCTCCTTCAGTTCAAAGTTAAAGCCTGAGGAAATGCAGGTGTCTCTTTACAAAGGTTTGCACGGCCGTGAGAGGATCTGCAGCTCTTATGTCAACCTCTCCGAGCCCTACTTCACATCAGATGGCACAGTTAATTGCAGAGGGAGTATTAGCTCTGGAAGAGTGGACATGATGATCGCTGGACTGCGAGGGAACGACACAGACATCTATCGCTGTGAGATCGAGATCCTCTTCCCTCCTCCGTATCTCAGAACGCTTGGGAACGGCACTATTGTTTACATTCAAG AAACTCCAAACTGCCCCACTGCATCCACCCAGAGCCAGATTCAGAGCCAGAGCCAGACTTCAGAGCGGGAAGCTGTCAAATATGATGTAGGCCCACTTCCTCTGCTATATGCCATCCTAATCATCACATCCTGCAGTTTAATTCTACAG ATGATCGCTTGCAAATGGAGGGCCTCTACAGCCACGGCACCTATGCTTTCACAAAAAGAGAGCTATATGAAATTCTAA